A single window of Chloroflexota bacterium DNA harbors:
- a CDS encoding carboxypeptidase M32, with product MNDYEQFQRHIASINDLFNTINILNWDARTQMPPGGAQTRASQLATLAEIAQDRFAGDTTARLLDAAEAALSGASPDSYEVRAVRQTREAYEVARRIPSALAADMAEYEPVAQSVWGEARRTSNFPLFAPYLSRMVAMQRKLADAIGYQAHPYDALLLKYEPGMTAARLKVLFAELRAGLQPIIDRAAVSPAPRTDFLERDYAEDRQRAFGLAIAQAFGYDLRRGRLDIAAHPFEVSFTREDVRITTRYKRNFLPAAIFGLFHETGHGLYEQGVDPSLTRTALTTDFLGQYAVGGTSYGAHESQSRLWENLVGRSRTFWRHHFAGLREVFPSQLADVDAETFFRAINRVRPSEIRVEADEVTYNYHIMLRVEIEMAMLDGTVAVNDVAAYWRAKMKEYLGVVPADDARGALQDVHWSSGSYGSFCTYTIGNIMSVQLFEAARRSVAGLDAALAQGDYAPLLAWLTDNMYRHGRAFSANEILQRATGQGLATGPYLAYLAAKYADLYPPTR from the coding sequence ATGAACGATTACGAGCAGTTCCAGCGTCATATTGCCAGCATCAACGATCTGTTTAACACGATCAACATTCTGAACTGGGATGCGCGCACGCAGATGCCGCCCGGCGGCGCGCAGACGCGCGCGTCGCAACTGGCGACGCTGGCCGAAATTGCCCAGGATCGTTTCGCCGGCGATACCACGGCGCGGTTGCTGGATGCGGCCGAAGCGGCGCTGAGCGGCGCCAGCCCGGACTCGTACGAAGTGCGCGCAGTCCGGCAGACACGCGAAGCCTATGAAGTCGCGCGCCGCATCCCGTCGGCGCTGGCCGCTGACATGGCCGAGTACGAGCCGGTGGCGCAGTCGGTCTGGGGCGAGGCGCGCCGGACGAGCAATTTCCCGCTGTTTGCGCCGTACCTGTCGCGCATGGTGGCGATGCAGCGCAAGCTGGCGGACGCCATCGGGTACCAGGCGCACCCGTACGATGCGCTGCTGCTCAAGTACGAGCCGGGTATGACGGCGGCACGCCTGAAGGTGTTGTTTGCCGAGTTGCGCGCCGGCTTGCAGCCGATTATCGATCGCGCGGCCGTCTCGCCCGCGCCGCGCACTGATTTCCTGGAGCGCGACTATGCCGAGGACCGCCAGCGCGCGTTTGGCCTGGCGATCGCGCAGGCCTTCGGCTACGACTTGCGCCGGGGGCGACTCGATATCGCGGCGCATCCCTTCGAAGTCTCGTTCACGCGCGAAGATGTGCGCATCACCACCCGTTATAAACGGAACTTCCTGCCAGCGGCGATCTTCGGCCTGTTCCATGAGACCGGGCACGGTTTGTACGAGCAGGGTGTGGACCCGTCGTTGACGCGCACGGCGCTGACCACCGACTTCCTCGGCCAGTATGCCGTCGGCGGCACATCGTACGGCGCCCACGAGTCGCAGTCGCGGTTGTGGGAGAATCTCGTCGGGCGCAGCCGGACCTTCTGGCGACACCACTTCGCCGGCCTGCGCGAGGTCTTTCCGTCACAACTGGCCGATGTCGATGCCGAGACGTTCTTCCGCGCCATCAATCGCGTGCGGCCGAGCGAGATCCGCGTCGAAGCCGACGAAGTGACCTACAATTACCATATCATGCTGCGTGTCGAGATTGAGATGGCGATGCTGGACGGCACAGTTGCCGTGAACGACGTGGCGGCGTACTGGCGCGCCAAAATGAAAGAGTACCTGGGCGTCGTGCCCGCCGACGACGCGCGCGGCGCACTGCAGGACGTACACTGGTCGTCGGGCTCGTACGGCTCGTTCTGCACCTACACAATCGGCAACATCATGTCGGTGCAGTTGTTCGAAGCGGCTCGACGTTCGGTGGCCGGGCTGGATGCTGCGCTGGCGCAGGGCGACTACGCCCCGCTGCTGGCGTGGCTGACCGACAACATGTACCGCCACGGGCGCGCCTTCAGTGCCAACGAAATTCTGCAGCGCGCCACCGGGCAGGGGCTGGCGACCGGGCCGTACCTGGCGTATCTGGCCGCGAAGTACGCCGACCTGTATCCACCGACTCGCTAG
- a CDS encoding M28 family peptidase has protein sequence MSPVTEPELISQISRTKLWDTNSRIAQWVRLSGSPAEREAVQYLRGVLDGYGLTTSIIDHPALVSYPLESSLDVLGSAACRYRCLGHAYTASTEGLEAEVVDLGNGTPADYAANDVRGKIVLVNGLAGPVPVYDAERAGAAGEIFVNDDHLHNMVVSTIWGTPTPESAVRIPKHPAVSIVALDGADLRRRLAAGPVRVRMLSRVFMQWQTTPILVGEISGTFSDEFVMFSGHQDSWHEGAMDNGSANATMLEVARLLSLHRQQLVRGLRVIFWSGHSHARYSGSTWYADHHWEELRDHCVAHVNVDSTGARGATYYGSFGVNKELGPLGAAIVQQHTGQAPEAKRMSRAGDMSFNGIGIPSLFMTLSQVPVTSANEDGVSASFSAMIGGKMPWWWHTDGDTIDKVDLDVLELDTRIYVSTLWQLCTQSLLPMDFRPVAADIVTELKAVQAAAGAHLDLTATLARAEQLTRAVERWHQRLVNAAPADVPALNRQMMALSRILIPITYTQAGPFDHDPAWAIPHLPGIQDARKLAGLASDLSAYRFLQTRLTRSNNALMFALREALALLAA, from the coding sequence ATGTCCCCAGTGACTGAACCTGAACTCATCAGCCAAATCTCGCGCACGAAACTCTGGGATACGAACAGCCGTATCGCGCAGTGGGTGCGCCTGTCCGGCAGCCCGGCGGAGCGCGAAGCGGTGCAGTATTTGCGCGGTGTGCTGGACGGCTACGGCCTCACGACTTCCATCATTGATCATCCGGCGCTGGTGTCATACCCGCTGGAAAGCAGCCTCGACGTGCTGGGTAGCGCCGCCTGCCGCTACCGATGCCTCGGACACGCGTATACGGCCAGCACGGAAGGACTGGAAGCCGAGGTCGTCGATCTGGGCAATGGCACGCCCGCCGACTACGCCGCCAACGACGTGCGCGGCAAGATCGTGCTGGTCAACGGGTTGGCCGGACCGGTGCCGGTGTACGATGCCGAGCGCGCGGGTGCCGCCGGCGAGATCTTTGTCAACGACGATCACCTGCACAATATGGTCGTCAGCACCATCTGGGGCACGCCGACGCCGGAATCGGCGGTGCGTATTCCAAAGCACCCGGCGGTCTCGATCGTCGCCTTGGACGGCGCCGATTTGCGCCGGCGGCTGGCAGCCGGCCCGGTGCGTGTGCGCATGCTGTCACGTGTGTTCATGCAATGGCAGACGACGCCGATACTGGTGGGCGAGATTTCCGGCACGTTCAGTGACGAGTTCGTGATGTTCAGCGGCCACCAGGACTCATGGCACGAAGGCGCGATGGATAACGGCAGCGCCAACGCCACGATGCTGGAGGTGGCGCGCCTGCTGTCGCTGCACCGCCAGCAGTTGGTGCGGGGCCTGCGCGTCATCTTCTGGAGCGGACACAGCCATGCACGCTACTCCGGCTCAACCTGGTACGCCGACCACCACTGGGAAGAGCTGCGCGACCACTGCGTCGCGCACGTCAACGTCGATTCAACCGGCGCGCGCGGCGCGACGTACTACGGGAGCTTTGGCGTCAACAAGGAACTCGGTCCGCTCGGCGCGGCGATTGTCCAGCAGCACACCGGGCAGGCACCCGAGGCCAAGCGCATGAGCCGTGCCGGCGACATGTCGTTCAACGGCATCGGCATTCCCTCGCTGTTCATGACGCTGAGCCAGGTGCCGGTCACCAGCGCGAATGAGGATGGCGTATCGGCATCATTCAGCGCCATGATCGGCGGCAAGATGCCGTGGTGGTGGCACACGGACGGCGATACCATCGACAAAGTGGACCTCGACGTGCTCGAACTGGACACGCGCATCTACGTCAGCACGTTGTGGCAACTCTGCACGCAGTCACTTCTGCCGATGGACTTCCGTCCGGTGGCGGCGGACATCGTGACGGAGTTGAAGGCGGTACAGGCGGCGGCCGGCGCGCACCTGGATCTGACCGCCACGCTGGCGCGCGCCGAGCAACTGACCCGCGCAGTGGAGCGGTGGCATCAGCGACTCGTGAACGCTGCGCCCGCTGACGTGCCGGCGCTCAACAGGCAGATGATGGCGCTCAGCCGGATACTGATTCCGATAACGTATACGCAAGCTGGCCCGTTCGATCACGACCCGGCCTGGGCCATCCCGCACTTGCCCGGCATCCAGGATGCGCGCAAACTGGCCGGGTTGGCGTCGGATCTCAGCGCCTATCGTTTCTTGCAGACGCGGCTGACGCGCAGCAATAATGCGCTGATGTTTGCGCTGCGCGAAGCGCTTGCGCTGCTTGCTGCCTAA
- a CDS encoding universal stress protein, which yields MKRKLLIPLDGSTFSVQIVDSVIEFLSPDTHELILLRVVHRPRGLTARPPHPSSADTRVLEYDSEREITRLLHPIFDSQAIDSVIGTATDMMGPVRRRLEANGFTVRTAVLTGEPRHEIEEYVETEGIDMVAITTHGRTGLNDLVMGSVAEHILRTSHVPVLMLRPSAALQELLREDERLAHA from the coding sequence ATGAAACGCAAGTTATTGATTCCGCTGGACGGTTCGACGTTCAGCGTGCAGATCGTCGACTCGGTGATTGAATTCCTGTCGCCCGACACGCATGAACTGATCTTGCTGCGGGTGGTACACCGGCCGCGCGGGCTGACGGCCCGTCCACCGCACCCGTCATCGGCCGACACGCGCGTGCTCGAATACGATTCCGAGCGCGAGATCACTCGCCTGCTGCACCCAATCTTCGATAGCCAGGCGATCGATTCGGTGATTGGCACGGCCACGGACATGATGGGCCCTGTCCGGCGGCGACTGGAGGCAAACGGATTCACGGTGCGCACGGCGGTGCTTACCGGTGAACCGCGCCATGAGATTGAGGAGTATGTCGAGACCGAAGGCATCGACATGGTCGCCATAACAACGCACGGCCGCACCGGATTGAACGACTTGGTAATGGGCAGCGTCGCCGAGCACATTCTGCGCACCAGCCACGTTCCCGTGTTGATGCTGCGCCCATCAGCAGCGCTCCAGGAGTTGCTGCGCGAGGACGAGCGGCTGGCGCACGCATAA
- a CDS encoding universal stress protein, with product MSKQTVLVPLDGSDFGAQIIAPALSLLSPGHHRIVLLHVCAPPRPHPVHDAFESADPHDAPGSVTVPERIRMPYEVVTDSDVDAAAAEAVQGMAPARATFEAAGFEVRTEVAFGAPAEAIERIVASDAIDLIAMTTHGRSGLTRMIAGSVAGHVLRHVRVPVLMLRPESPQRDLYTTDEMLKFT from the coding sequence ATGAGCAAGCAAACGGTACTCGTGCCGCTTGACGGATCGGACTTTGGGGCGCAGATCATCGCGCCGGCGTTGAGTCTGTTGAGCCCGGGCCATCACCGCATCGTACTGCTCCATGTGTGCGCGCCGCCGCGGCCGCATCCGGTGCATGACGCGTTCGAATCCGCCGACCCGCATGACGCCCCTGGCAGCGTGACGGTGCCGGAGCGCATCCGCATGCCGTACGAAGTGGTCACGGACAGCGATGTAGATGCCGCGGCCGCCGAGGCCGTGCAGGGCATGGCGCCGGCGCGCGCAACCTTCGAGGCGGCCGGATTCGAGGTGCGCACGGAGGTCGCATTCGGCGCCCCGGCGGAAGCGATCGAGCGGATCGTAGCGTCGGACGCGATTGACCTGATTGCTATGACAACCCACGGGCGCAGCGGCCTCACGCGGATGATCGCCGGCAGTGTCGCGGGGCACGTGCTGCGGCATGTGCGTGTGCCCGTGCTGATGTTGCGGCCTGAGTCACCGCAGCGCGATCTGTACACAACCGACGAGATGCTCAAGTTCACGTGA
- a CDS encoding universal stress protein produces the protein MTKLKVLIPLDGSEYSEHVIPPLLNLVKPETHAIVLVRVVPHAHGMTGGGTKPASIEMLIPEYESERAAVQAEHPIFASQAAETAIGEANDELAPIRRRLEERGFTVESTVLMGNPAHEIERFAADAQIDMIAMTTHGRTGLTKLLMGSVAEHVIRHVRVPVYLQRPGAGTLAEAHSGH, from the coding sequence ATGACCAAACTGAAAGTGCTGATCCCGCTGGATGGATCCGAGTACAGCGAGCACGTCATCCCGCCCCTTCTGAACCTCGTCAAACCCGAGACCCATGCGATCGTGCTGGTGCGTGTCGTGCCGCACGCGCACGGCATGACCGGCGGCGGGACGAAACCGGCCAGCATCGAAATGCTAATCCCAGAGTACGAGTCCGAGCGCGCAGCCGTTCAGGCGGAGCATCCGATCTTCGCGAGCCAGGCGGCCGAGACCGCCATCGGTGAAGCCAACGACGAACTCGCGCCCATTCGCCGCCGGCTCGAGGAGCGCGGCTTCACCGTCGAAAGCACGGTTCTGATGGGCAACCCGGCGCACGAGATCGAGCGCTTTGCGGCGGATGCGCAGATCGACATGATCGCCATGACGACCCACGGGCGCACTGGATTGACGAAACTGCTGATGGGCAGCGTGGCGGAGCACGTGATCCGGCACGTGCGGGTGCCGGTCTACTTGCAGCGGCCGGGGGCTGGCACCTTGGCGGAAGCCCACAGCGGCCACTGA
- a CDS encoding tartrate dehydrogenase, with protein MRDYQIALIPGDGIGEEVAPEGARVLDAAAELTGDFKLHYEQFPWGCNYYLKHGRMMAADGLDILKPFDAIYFGAVGFPTVPDHISLRGLRLPICQGFEQYVCYRPSVLLPGIAGPLSGRQPGDIDFVVVRENTEGEYAGAGGRAHRGLPEEVAVETSVFTRLGVERVIRYAFQLARSRPRKRLVSATKSNAQQHSMTFWDEICTEVAAEFPDVAVERVLIDALSARFVLHPDSLDVVVASNLFGDILTDLGAAICGSMGLAPSGNINPEKTYPSMFEPVHGSAPDIVGKGIANPIAMIWCGAMMLDHLGEHDTAARIERAIKAVTAERRVLTPDLGGRARTRDVTDAIIDMLRAGA; from the coding sequence ATGCGAGATTACCAGATTGCTCTGATTCCCGGCGACGGCATTGGCGAAGAGGTCGCACCCGAGGGCGCGCGCGTCCTCGATGCCGCCGCCGAGTTGACGGGCGATTTCAAGCTGCACTACGAGCAGTTCCCCTGGGGCTGCAACTACTACCTCAAGCACGGCCGCATGATGGCCGCCGATGGACTCGACATCCTCAAGCCGTTTGACGCGATCTACTTCGGCGCCGTCGGCTTCCCGACCGTGCCCGACCACATCTCCCTGCGCGGACTGCGGCTGCCGATCTGCCAGGGCTTCGAGCAGTATGTGTGCTACCGGCCGAGTGTGCTGCTGCCGGGCATCGCGGGGCCGTTGTCCGGCCGCCAACCCGGCGACATCGACTTCGTCGTCGTGCGCGAGAACACCGAGGGCGAATACGCGGGCGCCGGCGGCCGCGCGCATCGCGGACTGCCGGAAGAAGTCGCCGTGGAGACCAGTGTCTTCACGCGCCTCGGCGTCGAGCGTGTCATTCGCTACGCGTTCCAACTGGCCCGCTCGCGGCCGCGCAAGCGTCTGGTCAGCGCCACCAAATCGAATGCCCAGCAGCACAGCATGACATTCTGGGACGAGATTTGCACGGAAGTCGCCGCCGAATTCCCCGACGTCGCGGTCGAGCGCGTGCTGATCGACGCGCTGTCGGCGCGCTTCGTGCTGCACCCGGACTCGCTGGACGTCGTGGTCGCCTCAAACCTGTTCGGCGACATCCTGACCGATCTCGGCGCCGCGATCTGCGGCAGCATGGGGCTGGCGCCGAGCGGCAACATCAATCCGGAGAAGACCTACCCGTCCATGTTCGAGCCGGTACACGGCTCGGCCCCGGATATCGTCGGCAAAGGCATCGCCAACCCGATCGCGATGATCTGGTGCGGCGCGATGATGCTCGACCATCTGGGCGAGCATGACACCGCCGCCCGGATCGAGCGTGCAATCAAAGCCGTGACGGCCGAGCGCCGGGTACTGACGCCCGATCTGGGCGGGCGCGCGCGCACGCGCGATGTGACCGACGCCATCATCGACATGCTGCGCGCGGGCGCATGA